The Amaranthus tricolor cultivar Red isolate AtriRed21 chromosome 14, ASM2621246v1, whole genome shotgun sequence DNA window GCAAGCGTTTCGACTTACATCTATACCTTTTATAGCAATGTGCAGTTTATGTTTGTGTGATCTAGTGTGCTGAGCTCAGAAACATGACTAGTTTTTCCACCGAAAATGCTTTCATACTTTCAGTTTCTACTTCTATATATCAGTGACATACTGGCCAGTGAACTTCCCTACGAGAAGTTCATTGTAACTTCCTCCAAAACCTGAACGCCAAGTAAATCGATGTTTGCTGAACAGAAACTTTTGACGAGCAAAGCCTCATAAAATTATTAGCGTTCGAGAAGCATAGAATGCAACATGtgttatttactaaaaataactCATGAAGACCTGTTAGGACTTCAGACTGCATGAAATAGACTCTTAAAAGAATGCAACATGTTTTATTTACTATGATTATGCAGGTACAGGTTGCGTATGGGCATAAGCCACCCCCTTATCAATGCTCGCCCTGAGTTCAGTCTTCAGAGCCTCCAGCGCCTTGGCTTCATACTCCGACAATCGCTGCAAATCCGAGGAAATAAAAGCCTCAACACCATTCTTCCCAAGCTTTACTCGAGAGGCAAAGAAAGGAAGCTCGGTCAAAGTTGATTCCACATAAGCACATTCATAAACATCAGCGTCTCCATCCAAAGCCCTAAGGGACGACTCCACAAATCTCGCAGCAGCatatgccattgacaatgtagcGGAACCTTCCCCAGCCTTCGCCAACACCACTTCTGTCCCTGCGTTTTGGATTTTCAGAGTTAGTTCTTCGACTTCCTCATCAGTGAAGCTCACTGACGGCCTTGTTTTTGACAACAGGGGCAAAATGGTAATCCCAGCATGTCCGCCTACAACCGGGACATCCACAGCAATCAGTTTCAACTTTTTTTTCTGAGCAACAAATGTGTTTGCTCTTACAACATCCAATGTTGTAACTCCGAAGAGCTTCTTCGCATTATAAACGCCTTTCTGCTTTAACACCTCCGCTGCAATGGGTACCATGGAATTCACCGGGTTAGTTATGATATGGATAAACGCTTGCGGGCAATTATCAGCAACAGCTTCAATCAAACTCTTGACGATGCTGGCATTTGTGCTAAATAGGTCATCCCTAGTCATACCCGGCTTTCGTGGAACTCCTGCTGGGATGACGACAACATCGACACCCTTCAAAGCATCGGGCAGCTCAGACGTTCCTGAAAAACCCAAAACTCGAGCTGGTGTGTTGCAGTGA harbors:
- the LOC130799129 gene encoding malate dehydrogenase, chloroplastic-like, with amino-acid sequence MEARTSATYSIGSYLSPKLNLARQMKPTTLTLNSQYTFRGFSGLKAAADIACESEMSLFGRESNAALARTFSRRMHKYCQTSRYCLNPQASSYKVAILGAAGGIGQPLSLLIKMSPLVSDIHLYDIANIKGITADLSHCNTPARVLGFSGTSELPDALKGVDVVVIPAGVPRKPGMTRDDLFSTNASIVKSLIEAVADNCPQAFIHIITNPVNSMVPIAAEVLKQKGVYNAKKLFGVTTLDVVRANTFVAQKKKLKLIAVDVPVVGGHAGITILPLLSKTRPSVSFTDEEVEELTLKIQNAGTEVVLAKAGEGSATLSMAYAAARFVESSLRALDGDADVYECAYVESTLTELPFFASRVKLGKNGVEAFISSDLQRLSEYEAKALEALKTELRASIDKGVAYAHTQPVPA